The Fodinicurvata sp. EGI_FJ10296 genome includes the window GACTGTTGAGAACAAGATCGAAACGGGGCCGGGCCGAAATGCCATAGCAGGTGGCGTTGCGCAGAAAGACAGGGGAGAAGCTTTCATCCGCGATTTCGCGAAGATGTATCTCAGTGCCAACCTTCGATTTTGCATAAGCCGTAACTGGCGCTTGCGCGGCAGTCTCGTCGACGGGCCGCGACGTATCGGCCACACCGTAGAGCGAACAGGAGGAAAAGAACACGAAGCGCGAAACGCCCTCGGCCTTAGCAAGGTCGGCCGTCTTGTTAGAGGCGTGTAGATTGATGTCGTAAGTCAGTTCCTCGTTCAGCCTTCCAAGCGGATCGTTGGAAAGCCCAGCCATGTGCACCACAGCGTCGTGGCCGCGCATATCTTCCGCCGAGATGTCGCGGATATCTTTCACGATCTCTCTATCGGGCGCAACAAAATCCTCGCCAGCGTCGAAATTGTCACGAAAATAGCCCGTATCCAAAGCAGTGACTTCGTGCCCGGCTTTTTTCAGAAGCCTCAAAACGCTTGGTCCGATAAAGCCCAGATGCCCCGTAACAAATATTTTCAAGGTAATATCTCCTGTGTACGGCGATCTTGATTTAGCGGATTGCGCTTCCGATCGCGCAGCTGCACGCAGGGCTTTAGCATGCTCGAGCCAACTCGTCGAGAGTGCCACTTTTTGCCGCCCCGTCTAAAATCGGTCATAGCTCGTTGACACGCTCCGGAGAGGCATTGACCATATACTCTGATCGAGGGATTCAGTGGAGTGTGGGAATGGAGATTAAGAAGGCAGTAATTTTGGCTGGGGGGCTTGGAACTAGGCTTTCGGAGGAGACCTCCCTACGCCCGAAGCCCTTGGTGGAAATCGGCGGGCAGCCGATACTTTGGCATATCATGAAAACCTATTACCACGAGGGGATACGCGAATTCATCATCTGTCTCGGATACAAAGGGTATATGATCAAAGAATATTTTTCTAATTACTTTCTTCACACATCAGATGTAACAATAGACCATTGCCAAAACACTATAGAATTCCACAACAAGAGAGCAGAAAGCTGGCGGGTCACACTTGTCGACACCGGCGACGATACTATGACCGGCGGGCGCATCAAGCGCATCCGGCCCTTCGTCGGCGGCGAGCATTTCTGCATGACATATGGCGACGGTGTAGCGGATATAGACGTTGCAAAGCTTGTCGACGCTCATCACCGCAATGGGCGTGAGGCGACGATCACCGTCGTAACACCGCCAGGACGCTTCGGTGCGATCGACTTCGATGGCGACAGGGTTGTCGGTTTCCGGGAGAAACCGGCAAGCGAATCCGGTTGGATCAATGGGGGGTTCTTCGTTCTTGCTCCCTCTGTGTTCGACCGTATTGAAGGCGATACAACGATCTGGGAGCGCGAGCCGCTGGAGAGTCTCGCAAGCGACGGCCAGCTTGTTGCGCACAGGCACACGGGCTTCTGGCATCCGATGGATACGTTGCGCGATAAGCGCTATCTGGAAGATCTATGGACCAAAGGGCAGGCCCCCTGGCGAATCTGGAGCTGATACCGAATTCGCTTTGATCAGCATCCATGTACCCATACCCATTTTTGAGACCAATGACAGAGTCCGCCACCAAGGCTGATCGATGTTTCAAGCTAGGCAGCAGTAGGCGACGACGGCGTCATTGGGCTTGAAGATCTGATTGGAAGGCCAGCCTTCTCGATGTCAATGACGCATCACGATGTCGGCTTTCGTAGCACATCAAATGTCCGCTCGGTTTGTCCGGAGATGGCGCATACCTCATCCCCGGCGGTGCGCCATCGCCGGCCCGGTCTCACACGACCTCAAGCCGGATCTTATGACACAATAGCAAACAAACATCTTTCAAATGTCTTTTAACAGATAATATAGTTGACCCTGCCCCCTGCAATGTACCCGTTTATTTGTTAGTCTGTCGCCGATTGAGGAGATGGACAGATGCGCAAGAGCAGGTTTTCAGAAGAGCAGATTATCGGGATCCTCAAGGAGGGAGAGGCTGGCCTTTCGGCGTCGGCTTTGTGCCGCAAGCACGGCATCTCGGATGCCACGTTCTAT containing:
- a CDS encoding NAD(P)-dependent oxidoreductase, which translates into the protein MKIFVTGHLGFIGPSVLRLLKKAGHEVTALDTGYFRDNFDAGEDFVAPDREIVKDIRDISAEDMRGHDAVVHMAGLSNDPLGRLNEELTYDINLHASNKTADLAKAEGVSRFVFFSSCSLYGVADTSRPVDETAAQAPVTAYAKSKVGTEIHLREIADESFSPVFLRNATCYGISARPRFDLVLNSLCAYGFYQGEIRILSDGSPWRPMVHIDDVAQAVLCAVEADRAAVHAEAFNVGINSENFQIKDLAQIVKSQLPDARLAVTGETGGDDRSYRVDFTKARDRLPGFQPKWSVQKGTTQILDWCRRRQDAAFEKVNGRDFIRLKQIEHLHEQQQIDACLRWA
- the rfbF gene encoding glucose-1-phosphate cytidylyltransferase, producing the protein MEIKKAVILAGGLGTRLSEETSLRPKPLVEIGGQPILWHIMKTYYHEGIREFIICLGYKGYMIKEYFSNYFLHTSDVTIDHCQNTIEFHNKRAESWRVTLVDTGDDTMTGGRIKRIRPFVGGEHFCMTYGDGVADIDVAKLVDAHHRNGREATITVVTPPGRFGAIDFDGDRVVGFREKPASESGWINGGFFVLAPSVFDRIEGDTTIWEREPLESLASDGQLVAHRHTGFWHPMDTLRDKRYLEDLWTKGQAPWRIWS